A single genomic interval of Methanophagales archaeon harbors:
- a CDS encoding TIGR00295 family protein, whose product MEEADKRRLRSECVKLLRAAGCEERVIKHCIAVAELALEIAAANKNKNIDEELIFTGALLHDMGRARSHGVEHGFLGGEMAKASGLDDRLVRIIQRHVGAGITAEEAKQLGLPPISLMPETMEEKIIAYADSLIEGTRRTSVEYAISNLKKKLGARHPAVERLKKLHEEVMGTAF is encoded by the coding sequence GTGGAAGAAGCAGATAAGAGGAGATTAAGGAGTGAGTGTGTGAAGTTACTGAGGGCAGCAGGGTGTGAAGAAAGGGTTATCAAGCATTGCATCGCAGTTGCGGAGCTTGCATTGGAGATAGCCGCAGCGAATAAAAATAAAAACATTGATGAGGAGTTGATCTTTACCGGTGCTCTACTTCACGATATGGGCAGGGCTCGTTCTCATGGCGTGGAACATGGCTTTTTGGGTGGTGAGATGGCGAAAGCATCGGGATTGGATGACCGGTTGGTGAGGATAATTCAAAGGCATGTGGGTGCTGGTATAACAGCGGAAGAGGCTAAACAGTTGGGATTACCCCCGATATCTCTCATGCCGGAGACGATGGAAGAAAAGATAATAGCGTATGCAGACAGCCTGATAGAAGGTACAAGAAGGACGAGTGTAGAATACGCGATATCGAATTTAAAGAAGAAATTAGGAGCGAGACATCCAGCAGTGGAGAGGTTGAAGAAGCTGCATGAGGAAGTGATGGGAACTGCGTTTTGA
- a CDS encoding acylphosphatase produces the protein MKEAKKITITGKVHDVGYRLFLLTEAESLLIDYFDARNALVNGEQQLIVLVRSPKDKVNSFVDFIRSNYPPEASVHNVVVEEYTEEVRSIDSFRQSFMVSQLAKMVQIGLVMISKQDQMLDKQDQMLRKQDQMLDKQDMTMNVLREESEKVRNVIKERFEEDVKWLKSEILEIRMTLNKIKEKVGIV, from the coding sequence ATGAAGGAAGCGAAGAAGATAACGATAACAGGTAAAGTTCATGATGTAGGTTACAGGTTATTCCTGCTGACAGAGGCAGAGAGCCTGCTTATTGATTATTTTGATGCAAGAAATGCGCTTGTAAACGGTGAACAGCAATTGATTGTTCTCGTCCGGAGTCCCAAAGACAAGGTTAATAGTTTTGTGGATTTTATACGCTCGAATTATCCGCCTGAAGCTTCCGTTCATAATGTTGTGGTTGAAGAATATACTGAAGAGGTAAGAAGCATTGATTCTTTTAGGCAGTCTTTTATGGTCTCGCAATTAGCAAAGATGGTCCAGATTGGTTTGGTGATGATAAGTAAGCAAGATCAGATGCTCGATAAACAGGACCAGATGTTAAGGAAACAGGACCAGATGCTTGATAAGCAGGATATGACGATGAATGTGCTCCGGGAAGAGAGTGAGAAAGTCAGAAATGTTATTAAAGAGAGGTTTGAAGAGGATGTAAAATGGCTCAAATCGGAGATTCTCGAGATAAGAATGACCCTTAATAAGATAAAGGAGAAAGTTGGAATAGTTTGA
- a CDS encoding 50S ribosomal protein L24, with the protein MKKVRSKQPRKQRKARFNAALHLRHKFMSAPLSRELREKYNRRSFPVRKDDTVRILRGDDKGAEGKVRSVDLKRERITVEGVIIARADLSEVPRPIHPSNVMITKLDLKDERRAAALER; encoded by the coding sequence ATGAAAAAGGTAAGATCTAAACAGCCAAGGAAACAGAGGAAAGCGAGGTTTAATGCGGCTCTGCACCTCCGCCATAAGTTCATGAGTGCGCCGCTCTCCAGAGAACTACGAGAGAAGTACAATAGAAGGAGTTTCCCGGTGCGGAAGGACGATACTGTGAGGATATTGAGGGGGGATGATAAGGGTGCAGAGGGCAAAGTCAGGTCGGTAGATCTCAAGAGGGAGCGGATAACAGTTGAAGGTGTTATTATAGCGAGGGCAGACCTGTCAGAAGTACCTCGTCCCATACACCCTTCCAATGTGATGATAACGAAATTAGACCTGAAGGATGAGCGAAGAGCAGCAGCACTGGAGAGATAG